Proteins from a genomic interval of Labrus mixtus chromosome 24, fLabMix1.1, whole genome shotgun sequence:
- the slitrk6 gene encoding SLIT and NTRK-like protein 6: MLPCIIFIGLFLSAARSQDIHPSEASSSSLSESCDSLCSCEGKDGILHLNCEQRNISKISQIKVPAGVPFHLNLYKNDLVELRAEEMEGLKNALSLHIGGNSIQELEPGVFSSLGSLKKLHINSNFLVTLKEDTFQGLVNLEFLQADTNFIRVIEPGAFNKLIRLKVLILNDNSIEFLPNNIFRFVPLTHLDLRGNKLQTLPYVGFLEHIGRIMELLLEDNDWVCDCDILHLKIWMENMRAQSALGDVVCTTPHHLKGTILAKVKRDVLCPSHADINLEEPSKSLDMVVTPSSKVAQIPKLNAKDEVPTPSHVPGSPCVEHCSCHNHPVAGFLMHCQDRGIQKVSDIGILQQSPTKLVMTGNMIQKLLKYDFVTYDSLELLNLANNRIDYIDNETFLSLSSLKKLYLNGNRVEKLFSTMFVGLHNLEYLYLEYNLIKEIAPGTFNPLPNLKLLSLNNNLLSSLPAQIFRNVPLTKLNLRKNLLMHLPVSNVLDQLDSLEQIYLEDNPWDCSCDLLSLKQWVEKLRKDTVVGSILCHTPNKVIQAELRSLRHEVLCPGLGTYHPVPPGQEESVTATLGPDSIDKGLFSSLTDTVPLSVLILSLLMFVLVIIFCSAGLVVFVVHRRRRRAKKKAAEEQPRENTSSSPIHLHYSMYGQKTTHHTLTQRTGSATLYEDRSHSPIVQICRNPTYCSQHKEHDAELDYSVDDPGAKHQFCRSIMEKENTSPLTGNPASKFRAMTGECPAEFVTLGNPNSLYRNILEREKELQQLGITEYLRKNMPQLQSAVDMQVPGHQEELKLMETIMYSRPRKVMLEQTQNEYFELKANLHTEPDYLEVLEHQTAFN, translated from the coding sequence ATGCTGCCCTGTATCATTTTCATCGGCTTGTTCCTCTCTGCGGCCCGATCCCAAGATATCCATCCCTCAGaggcatcctcctcctccttaagTGAGTCTTGTGACTCCCTGTGCTCCTGCGAGGGGAAAGACGGCATCCTTCATCTGAACTGCGAGCAGAGAAACATCAGCAAAATCTCCCAAATCAAAGTCCCGGCAGGTGTGCCCTTCCACCTGAACCTTTACAAAAATGACTTGGTCGAGCTTCGCGCAGAGGAAATGGAAGGGCTTAAGAATGCCCTTTCGCTGCACATCGGGGGTAATAGCATACAAGAGCTGGAGCCGGGGGTCTTCAGCTCCCTGGGCTCGCTGAAAAAACTACACATAAATAGCAATTTCCTCGTAACTCTAAAAGAGGACACTTTTCAAGGCCTGGTGAACTTGGAGTTTCTCCAAGCTGACACAAATTTCATACGGGTCATCGAGCCGGGGGCCTTCAACAAACTGATCCGTCTCAAGGTGCTAATCCTCAACGATAATTCCATAGAGTTTTTACCCAACAACATTTTCCGCTTCGTGCCCCTCACCCACCTGGACTTACGCGGCAACAAGCTCCAAACACTGCCTTATGTCGGGTTTCTGGAGCACATCGGACGGATTATGGAGCTTCTCTTGGAGGACAACGACTGGGTGTGCGACtgtgatattttacatttaaaaatctggATGGAGAACATGAGGGCCCAGTCGGCCCTCGGGGACGTGGTGTGCACCACGCCACATCATCTCAAGGGGACTATTCTAGCTAAAGTGAAGCGGGACGTTCTGTGCCCGTCGCATGCAGACATCAACCTGGAGGAGCCGTCAAAGTCGCTGGATATGGTCGTTACCCCCTCGTCCAAAGTGGCTCAGATTCCCAAGCTGAACGCCAAAGACGAGGTACCGACCCCGTCTCACGTTCCTGGCAGTCCTTGTGTGGAGCACTGTTCTTGTCACAATCACCCTGTGGCTGGGTTTTTGATGCATTGTCAGGACAGGGGAATTCAAAAGGTGTCAGATATCGGAATACTACAACAGAGCCCCACTAAACTGGTGATGACGGGAAATATGATTCAGAAACTCTTGAAGTACGATTTTGTCACATATGACAGTTTGGAATTGCTCAACCTCGCAAACAACCGGATTGATTACATCGACAATGAAACTTTCCTCAGCTTGAGCAGTCTGAAAAAACTGTACCTGAATGGCAACAGAGTAGAAAAACTGTTCTCCACAATGTTTGTGGGACTGCACAACCTTGAATACCTGTATCTGGAATACAATCTTATCAAAGAGATTGCTCCAGGCACTTTTAATCCCCTGCCAAACCTGAAGCTGTTGTCATTAAATAACAACCTGCTCAGCTCCCTCCCAGCCCAGATCTTCCGCAACGTGCCCCTCACCAAATTAAACCTGAGGAAAAATCTACTTATGCATCTGCCGGTGAGCAACGTGCTCGATCAACTGGACTCTCTGGAGCAGATTTATTTAGAGGACAACCCCTGGGACTGCAGCTGTGACTTGCTCAGCCTCAAACAATGGGTGGAGAAACTCAGAAAGGACACGGTGGTGGGCTCCATTTTGTGCCACACCCCGAATAAAGTGATTCAGGCTGAGCTGAGAAGCCTGCGTCACGAGGTGCTGTGTCCCGGGTTGGGTACCTACCACCCTGTGCCTCCAGGGCAGGAGGAAAGTGTCACTGCCACACTGGGGCCCGACAGCATTGACAAAGGTTTATTCAGCTCACTCACCGACACCGTCCCCCTCTCTGTGCTCATCCTAAGCCTTCTTATGTTTGTCCTTGTGATTATATTCTGCTCAGCCGGATTGGTGGTGTTTGTTGTGCATCGGCGTCGGCGCAGGGCAAAGAAAAAAGCAGCGGAGGAGCAGCCGCGTGAAAACACCAGCAGCAGTCCCATCCACTTACACTACAGCATGTACGGCCAGAAAACCACACACCACACCCTGACGCAAAGGACGGGGTCGGCCACTCTATACGAGGACAGATCGCACAGTCCCATCGTGCAGATCTGCCGCAACCCCACCTACTGCTCACAGCACAAGGAGCACGACGCCGAGTTGGATTACAGCGTGGACGACCCCGGCGCCAAGCACCAGTTCTGCCGGAGCATCATGGAGAAGGAGAACACGTCCCCGCTCACCGGGAACCCCGCGTCCAAGTTCCGAGCCATGACCGGGGAGTGCCCCGCCGAGTTCGTCACCCTCGGCAATCCCAACTCCCTGTACAGGAACATTCTGGAGCGGGAGAAGGAACTGCAGCAGCTCGGAATAACCGAGTATCTCCGGAAGAACATGCCCCAGCTTCAGTCCGCCGTAGACATGCAGGTCCCAGGGCACCAAGAGGAGTTAAAGCTAATGGAGACAATTATGTACTCGAGACCACGCAAGGTCATGCTTGAGCAAACTCAGAATGAGTACTTTGAACTCAAGGCCAACTTGCATACTGAGCCAGATTACTTAGAGGTCCTGGAGCATCAAACTGCGTTTAACTGA